In a single window of the Synechococcus sp. WH 8016 genome:
- a CDS encoding DUF2555 domain-containing protein — MGSSLQGTSMPITPESLDAFDDDKVALLAQRLEDDDYPTPFDGLSDWHLLRALAIHRPELTGPYVHLVDQEPFDED, encoded by the coding sequence ATGGGGTCTTCGCTTCAGGGAACCAGCATGCCGATCACGCCGGAATCTCTGGACGCGTTTGATGACGACAAGGTGGCTTTGCTCGCGCAGCGCCTGGAAGACGACGATTACCCCACTCCTTTTGATGGCTTGAGTGATTGGCATCTGTTGCGTGCCTTGGCGATCCACCGGCCGGAGCTCACCGGGCCATACGTTCACTTAGTTGATCAGGAACCATTCGATGAAGATTGA
- a CDS encoding putative 2OG-Fe(II) oxygenase translates to MDVIDLFPRSIVQGEVDQKLLHHVHLHCEDVLLNPGSNPDASTRLAGQLSKQLQLNFTQPAIRELCESVLLEGCERWIRHVIDQQPPQGRGPWVPGRYQLKLIDIWLNCQMEGDYNPMHTHGGSFSGVVFLKVPPQINGSSFDGQLCFHGPEDYHLQSFRTGMAKYVLPKPGDFYIFPAWQPHSVMPFRGTGERWSLAFNVVAQPISSHPQPPDQNPNISLSSQRPRARGF, encoded by the coding sequence ATGGACGTCATTGACCTCTTTCCACGCTCCATTGTGCAAGGGGAAGTTGACCAAAAACTCCTTCATCACGTGCATCTCCATTGTGAGGATGTTCTGCTCAATCCAGGATCAAATCCTGATGCTTCAACGCGCCTAGCTGGACAGCTCAGCAAACAGCTACAACTGAATTTCACCCAACCGGCCATTCGAGAACTTTGTGAATCCGTCCTCCTCGAAGGCTGCGAGCGTTGGATCCGGCACGTGATTGACCAGCAACCGCCTCAAGGGCGCGGCCCATGGGTGCCAGGTCGCTACCAACTCAAACTGATTGACATCTGGCTGAATTGCCAAATGGAGGGCGATTACAACCCCATGCACACCCATGGAGGAAGTTTTTCGGGAGTTGTCTTTTTAAAAGTCCCCCCACAGATCAACGGAAGCAGTTTTGACGGGCAACTGTGTTTTCACGGTCCGGAGGACTATCACCTTCAATCATTCCGCACAGGAATGGCGAAGTATGTGCTTCCCAAACCGGGCGACTTTTATATTTTTCCAGCATGGCAACCGCATTCCGTCATGCCCTTCCGAGGCACAGGAGAACGCTGGTCTCTCGCCTTTAACGTCGTTGCTCAGCCCATTTCCTCGCATCCACAGCCCCCCGACCAGAATCCCAACATTTCTCTTTCGAGTCAGCGACCAAGAGCGAGAGGCTTCTGA
- a CDS encoding DUF565 domain-containing protein — protein sequence MTARLQKTRLQISFGEATSRLDRWAENPWRRASLMLIALGASFALGNSIGAIAGALALMDPVAALITVAIWELMVRTRRHWARDQQKHLGRDLLDMARIGLLYGLLLEGFKLL from the coding sequence ATGACCGCTCGACTGCAAAAGACTCGACTTCAAATCAGTTTCGGAGAAGCCACTTCAAGGCTTGATCGGTGGGCTGAAAATCCATGGCGGCGAGCATCGTTGATGTTGATCGCTCTTGGTGCCAGTTTTGCCTTAGGTAACAGCATTGGAGCCATTGCTGGTGCTTTGGCCTTGATGGATCCAGTGGCCGCTCTCATCACTGTGGCGATCTGGGAGCTCATGGTCCGAACCAGACGGCATTGGGCGCGAGATCAACAAAAACATCTGGGACGTGATTTGTTGGATATGGCACGCATTGGCTTGCTGTACGGCCTTTTATTGGAAGGATTCAAGTTGCTTTAA